Within Gemmatimonadota bacterium, the genomic segment CAGAGCTTTGATCCCTGAAGGCAATCTGGCGGAAGTGAAGTACGAAGATCTCATATCCGATCCCCTGGGCGTACTGGAACGCATCTACGCGACACTCGGATTGTCTGGTTGGGAAAGCGGAGGAAAGCAGGCAGTGATCGAGTATCTGGGCACACTCTCGGACTACCAAAAAAATACATTTGAACCGAACCCCGCCGCTATGAAGCGCGTCTCACGGGCCTGGCGGTTT encodes:
- a CDS encoding sulfotransferase; translated protein: RALIPEGNLAEVKYEDLISDPLGVLERIYATLGLSGWESGGKQAVIEYLGTLSDYQKNTFEPNPAAMKRVSRAWRFAFEEWNYELPVKL